The Leucobacter viscericola genome includes a window with the following:
- a CDS encoding helix-turn-helix transcriptional regulator, which translates to MSHHEVEPAMVGRDAELAHLRDRFRGVLRGQGAATLITGEAGIGKSRLVRDLADAARDEADVLIGRCIDLKQAATPYGPLLEVLRTLVTARGADSLLESPALDHSSRSAFLLLLPELVDAETPDGASGSPPFPSEDHSGPERLREAITTVLRIAAKTRPLILVIEDLHWADEGTLAVLTTLLQSITETRILAVLTMKNDGRRSNPARRFAAESERTRVLEQLPLARLGDEEVRAMVNGLMQHPLAPQTFSQLLERSEGVPFFVEELVENAAAPLTDSLRDVLLARYDRLGREAASLVRAMSTSQSPLPHATLVRLVSLPEEELESALRETIDAGVIAVNESDNYVFRHALLREAVQGELLPGERTRLNRALAEILQQIADSDTKTAPLSELAYHWDQAKDPEKSFIAAFAAMRQAESKYAYAAAVRFGEHVLENWDESLAAAEEAGINRLKFLERFASILRNAGQTERGLTVVDLALDEVEGLNDPVAKASLLQQKAYYLSHLGRPGREPLILQALAALDSDPRFEIDLGVVRLKAKLLSLLTSTLMHLGKLTEAVAAATEAARYAEQCADKALLSITYSVRGSCLAGLGQVETGLTDLLRARPLAVNGSSLMKFHTNYSDLLNILGRYHEAVEVAEEGLVVSRRYGVERSTGAILMQNLVEPLLELGEIERVEQLLQLGIDSHAVRIQQVYTLVSRVRALCWRGRAEEAEELYRDWAEPLHQTAELERQVWYAQLLMEVTLATTRDDFEQARLVILRMLQDERPQSGNQRRLLLEGGWIAAECRSRGHEVSTFASRVLSRWESQPQEMQDPYCSSVLRGLLNPSADLLDAALSASNAESVPRIFQVIVRIELSRLLLASGERTRAAAVALEAQDLCIELAHETLGQHVKKLVQGIGTGRTTSADGSPDSLLTPREQQVLDLVAEGLSNRQIGERLFISAKTVSVHVSAVLRKLGVSSRTQAARSELVSEVRVN; encoded by the coding sequence ATGTCTCATCACGAGGTTGAACCAGCCATGGTCGGGCGCGATGCAGAGCTTGCCCATCTTCGTGATCGATTCCGTGGTGTTCTGCGGGGCCAGGGTGCAGCGACGCTGATTACCGGCGAGGCGGGAATCGGTAAGAGTCGGCTCGTGCGTGATCTTGCGGATGCGGCGCGAGACGAGGCTGATGTCTTAATTGGCCGCTGCATCGACCTCAAGCAGGCCGCGACACCCTACGGCCCCCTTCTGGAGGTGCTGCGCACACTTGTCACGGCGCGGGGTGCGGATTCTTTGCTCGAATCGCCGGCGCTGGACCACTCCAGCCGATCCGCGTTTCTCCTTCTGCTGCCCGAGCTTGTTGACGCGGAGACTCCCGATGGTGCCAGCGGTTCACCTCCCTTTCCCTCTGAGGATCACTCGGGCCCGGAGCGACTGCGGGAGGCCATCACGACCGTGCTGCGCATCGCCGCAAAGACGCGCCCGTTGATCCTCGTTATCGAAGACCTGCACTGGGCAGACGAGGGCACACTCGCGGTGCTCACGACACTGCTGCAGAGCATCACTGAGACTCGCATCTTGGCGGTGCTCACGATGAAAAATGACGGGCGCCGCAGCAACCCCGCTCGCAGATTTGCCGCGGAATCGGAGCGCACACGTGTGCTCGAGCAGCTACCCCTCGCGAGGCTCGGTGACGAAGAAGTGCGCGCAATGGTCAACGGACTCATGCAGCACCCGCTCGCTCCCCAAACGTTTAGCCAGCTGCTCGAGCGCTCAGAGGGTGTGCCCTTCTTCGTTGAGGAGCTGGTTGAGAACGCGGCGGCTCCACTCACCGACTCGCTCCGAGACGTGCTGCTCGCCCGGTATGACCGGCTCGGCCGTGAGGCCGCATCGCTGGTGCGCGCGATGTCGACCTCGCAATCGCCGCTCCCCCATGCCACGCTCGTGCGGCTCGTTTCGCTTCCCGAGGAGGAGCTGGAATCGGCCCTACGAGAAACCATTGACGCCGGTGTTATCGCGGTCAATGAATCAGACAACTACGTGTTTCGACACGCGTTACTCCGTGAGGCTGTGCAGGGTGAGCTGCTGCCCGGAGAACGCACGCGCCTGAACCGCGCACTCGCCGAGATTTTGCAACAGATCGCCGATTCAGACACCAAAACCGCTCCGCTCTCAGAGCTGGCGTACCACTGGGATCAGGCGAAGGATCCTGAAAAATCGTTTATTGCCGCGTTTGCCGCGATGAGGCAGGCAGAGTCAAAGTACGCGTATGCGGCGGCGGTTCGCTTTGGTGAGCACGTGCTTGAGAACTGGGACGAGTCGCTCGCTGCTGCCGAGGAAGCGGGGATCAACCGGCTGAAGTTTCTCGAGCGGTTCGCCTCGATCCTGCGGAATGCTGGTCAGACTGAGCGGGGTCTCACCGTCGTTGACCTCGCCCTCGACGAGGTGGAGGGTCTGAACGACCCCGTAGCGAAGGCCAGCCTGCTTCAGCAGAAGGCTTATTACCTGAGCCATCTCGGACGCCCCGGCAGGGAGCCGCTCATTTTGCAAGCGTTGGCCGCCCTCGATTCAGATCCTCGATTCGAGATCGATCTCGGTGTCGTCCGGCTGAAGGCAAAATTGCTCAGCCTGCTCACGAGCACACTCATGCACCTTGGGAAGCTCACCGAAGCGGTTGCCGCAGCAACAGAGGCGGCCCGCTACGCGGAGCAGTGCGCCGATAAAGCTCTGCTGTCGATCACCTACAGCGTGCGCGGCTCCTGTCTCGCAGGTTTGGGACAGGTGGAGACTGGCCTCACCGATTTATTAAGGGCACGACCGCTCGCGGTGAACGGTTCGTCCCTCATGAAGTTCCACACAAACTACTCTGACCTGCTCAACATCCTCGGCCGATACCACGAGGCTGTTGAGGTTGCAGAGGAGGGACTCGTGGTTTCGAGACGCTACGGAGTTGAACGCAGTACCGGCGCGATTCTGATGCAGAACCTGGTCGAGCCGCTGCTTGAACTCGGTGAGATCGAACGAGTTGAGCAGTTGTTGCAACTGGGGATCGACTCACACGCCGTGCGCATACAGCAGGTCTACACCCTCGTTTCGCGGGTGCGCGCCCTGTGCTGGCGTGGTCGGGCAGAGGAAGCGGAGGAGCTCTACCGGGACTGGGCCGAGCCGCTCCACCAAACCGCCGAGCTGGAACGGCAGGTCTGGTACGCGCAACTCCTGATGGAGGTGACGCTCGCGACCACTCGAGATGACTTCGAACAGGCGAGACTCGTCATCCTGCGCATGCTTCAAGACGAGCGCCCTCAGTCTGGAAACCAGAGACGGCTGCTTCTTGAGGGTGGCTGGATCGCCGCGGAGTGCCGCTCTCGGGGTCACGAGGTATCAACTTTCGCGTCCCGAGTGCTCAGCCGCTGGGAATCGCAGCCGCAGGAGATGCAGGACCCCTATTGTTCAAGCGTACTTCGCGGGCTCCTCAACCCCTCAGCAGACCTCTTAGACGCTGCGCTGAGCGCGTCGAACGCCGAATCTGTGCCGCGGATTTTTCAAGTCATCGTGAGGATCGAACTGAGCAGGCTGTTACTCGCGTCGGGTGAGCGGACTCGAGCCGCAGCGGTCGCCCTGGAAGCGCAGGATCTGTGCATCGAGCTCGCTCATGAGACGCTGGGTCAGCACGTGAAGAAGTTGGTGCAGGGTATTGGGACAGGACGCACGACTAGTGCTGACGGAAGCCCTGATTCGCTCCTCACGCCTCGCGAGCAGCAGGTACTTGACCTCGTGGCAGAGGGCCTCAGTAACCGTCAGATTGGCGAAAGGCTCTTCATCAGCGCTAAGACGGTGAGTGTGCACGTTTCTGCGGTACTCAGAAAGCTCGGCGTCAGCAGTCGCACGCAGGCGGCACGAAGTGAGCTGGTGTCTGAGGTTCGTGTGAACTAG
- the hpt gene encoding hypoxanthine phosphoribosyltransferase: MDSKHLGDNLSKVLHTEAELLSRLAELAREIEADYKDEPPLLVGVLKGAVMVMADLARELKFHAQMDWMAVSSYGAGTKSSGVVKILKDLDADITDRDVLIVEDIIDSGLTLSWLKENLESRGARSVKICTMLRKPEALKVDVDVAYVGFDIPVEFVVGYGLDYAEDYRNLRDVAVLAPHVYGGE; encoded by the coding sequence ATGGATTCGAAACATCTGGGTGACAACCTTTCCAAAGTGCTTCACACCGAGGCGGAGTTGCTCAGTCGACTCGCAGAGCTCGCACGCGAGATCGAAGCTGACTATAAAGATGAGCCACCTCTGCTCGTTGGTGTTCTCAAGGGCGCTGTCATGGTGATGGCCGATCTCGCGCGTGAGCTAAAGTTCCACGCGCAGATGGACTGGATGGCTGTTTCTTCCTACGGAGCCGGAACGAAGTCGAGTGGCGTCGTGAAGATCCTGAAAGACCTGGACGCAGACATCACCGATCGTGACGTTCTAATTGTTGAGGACATCATCGATTCGGGACTGACGCTCTCTTGGCTCAAAGAAAACCTTGAGAGCCGCGGTGCGCGTTCCGTCAAGATTTGCACGATGCTTCGCAAACCAGAGGCTCTGAAAGTGGACGTCGACGTTGCCTACGTTGGCTTCGACATTCCAGTCGAGTTTGTTGTTGGGTATGGTCTTGACTACGCCGAGGACTACCGCAACCTGCGTGATGTCGCGGTTCTTGCGCCGCACGTCTACGGCGGGGAATAG
- the folB gene encoding dihydroneopterin aldolase, whose translation MSEVGRDTIAGNTERLPEDRITLTGLEVFAHHGVFGFEREQGQRFLIDAEVAVNLNGTGDEIARTVHYGELAEAIHAAVAQDPVDLIETVAERVAATALAFAGVREARITVHKPNAPINLTFADVSVTVVRYASEPKEVAE comes from the coding sequence ATGAGCGAAGTTGGTCGTGACACAATTGCCGGGAACACGGAGCGACTCCCCGAAGACCGCATTACTCTCACCGGGCTTGAGGTGTTTGCGCATCACGGTGTCTTTGGCTTCGAACGCGAGCAGGGCCAGCGCTTCCTGATCGACGCGGAGGTCGCGGTTAATCTCAACGGAACGGGCGATGAGATCGCGCGCACTGTGCACTACGGCGAACTCGCCGAGGCGATCCACGCTGCTGTTGCGCAAGATCCCGTAGACCTCATCGAAACCGTCGCGGAGCGGGTCGCGGCGACGGCGCTGGCCTTCGCCGGGGTGCGGGAGGCACGCATTACAGTGCACAAGCCCAACGCCCCGATCAACCTGACCTTCGCCGATGTTTCGGTCACTGTCGTGAGGTACGCGAGCGAGCCAAAGGAGGTCGCCGAATGA
- the folE gene encoding GTP cyclohydrolase I, translating into MENSVDRERVAAAVRELLSAIGSDPDSAELASTPFRVADAYSEFFAGVGQDPAVFLTDSVPVGDDTGELVLLRDITLRSVCEHHLLPFRGRAHIAYRPGSRVVGLSALPRVVQSLAARPQVQERLGEQIAQTLEDGLEPRGVLVVLEASHGCVSDRGVLQAEAVTVTVASRGVFVDPVEQTAVFALLGAGASRAADNAGNTDNGGAVS; encoded by the coding sequence ATGGAGAACAGCGTTGACCGGGAGCGCGTCGCTGCTGCGGTGCGCGAACTGCTGAGCGCGATCGGCTCAGATCCCGACAGCGCGGAGCTCGCGAGCACACCGTTTCGCGTGGCCGACGCCTACAGCGAGTTCTTTGCGGGCGTGGGGCAAGATCCGGCTGTGTTTCTGACCGACTCGGTTCCGGTGGGCGACGATACGGGGGAGCTTGTGCTGCTGCGCGACATTACCCTCCGTTCTGTTTGCGAACACCACCTACTGCCGTTTCGCGGGCGTGCCCACATCGCTTACCGACCGGGCTCGCGAGTCGTTGGGCTCAGCGCCCTGCCGCGTGTTGTCCAGTCGCTTGCAGCGCGGCCGCAGGTGCAAGAGCGCCTGGGGGAGCAGATCGCTCAGACTCTCGAAGACGGACTCGAACCCAGAGGTGTACTTGTCGTGCTCGAGGCAAGCCACGGGTGTGTGTCAGATCGGGGTGTGCTGCAGGCCGAAGCGGTCACCGTGACGGTGGCATCTCGAGGCGTGTTCGTTGATCCAGTAGAGCAGACCGCGGTGTTCGCGTTGCTTGGCGCGGGAGCCAGCCGCGCCGCTGATAACGCAGGCAACACCGATAACGGCGGAGCCGTATCGTGA
- a CDS encoding DUF1801 domain-containing protein: MTMDWRTQRVELVRSVILRGAPDVVEEVKWRKPSNPDGVPTFSLDGLICTVETYRDKVKITFAKGAAIEDPAGLFNSSLTAGTRRAIDLHEADELNENALLALVQDALALNRA; the protein is encoded by the coding sequence ATGACGATGGACTGGCGAACACAGCGCGTTGAATTGGTGCGATCGGTGATCCTGCGTGGTGCACCGGACGTTGTCGAAGAAGTGAAGTGGCGCAAACCCTCAAACCCCGACGGGGTGCCGACTTTTTCGCTTGACGGCCTGATCTGCACGGTCGAGACCTACCGAGACAAGGTGAAAATTACCTTTGCGAAGGGGGCCGCTATCGAAGATCCAGCGGGATTGTTCAACTCGAGCTTGACGGCTGGCACGCGGCGCGCCATTGATCTGCATGAGGCTGATGAGCTGAACGAAAACGCACTGCTGGCTCTGGTTCAAGACGCGCTTGCGCTGAACCGGGCCTAA
- the ppa gene encoding inorganic diphosphatase, with protein MSTAFDAVIEIPKGSRNKYEVDHETGRVYLDRVLYTGFVYPTDYGFFEETLGEDGDPLDVLVLLDYPVFPGVGIKVRPVGVLKMSDEAGGDDKVIAVQHKDPRWSHIQDVADIPEYTRKEIEHFFEHYKDLEPNKWVKVDAWGSAADAEKLIVEAQQRLAAQGH; from the coding sequence ATGAGCACAGCATTCGACGCCGTCATTGAAATCCCCAAGGGCAGCCGAAATAAGTACGAGGTCGACCACGAGACCGGACGCGTGTATCTCGACCGGGTGCTCTACACCGGCTTCGTGTACCCCACCGATTACGGTTTCTTCGAGGAAACCCTCGGCGAAGACGGTGATCCACTCGACGTACTCGTACTGCTCGACTACCCCGTATTCCCCGGTGTCGGCATCAAGGTGCGCCCGGTTGGTGTGCTCAAGATGAGCGACGAGGCCGGTGGCGACGACAAGGTCATCGCCGTGCAGCACAAGGATCCGCGCTGGTCACACATCCAGGATGTCGCCGACATTCCCGAGTACACCCGCAAAGAGATCGAGCACTTCTTCGAGCACTACAAAGACCTGGAGCCCAACAAGTGGGTCAAGGTTGACGCGTGGGGCTCGGCAGCCGACGCTGAGAAGCTCATAGTCGAGGCACAGCAGCGCCTCGCGGCCCAGGGGCACTAG
- the ftsH gene encoding ATP-dependent zinc metalloprotease FtsH → MAENSTKSTSTSRKLLRGPLLYLILAPIIVLIGWSLLSGGNTREVSTQQGLEMLSEGKAKSAEIVDGDQRVNLTLTKADKKTGTDDVYFYYVFQRGGDVVKAVDDAKLKDGFNDKVPQPNPLWSLLGFLVPLLLIGLLLWWMLSSMQGGGRGVMQFGKSRAKLVSKETPQVTFEDVAGADEAVEELYEIKDFLQNPARFQAVGARIPKGVLLYGPPGTGKTLLARAVAGEAGVPFYTISGSDFVEMFVGVGASRVRDLFKEAKANSPAIIFVDEIDAVGQRRGQGMGGGHDEREQTLNQLLVEMDGFDPKTNVIMIAATNRPDMLDPALLRPGRFDRQVGVDAPDMAGRLKILQVHSKGKPLSDSVDLEIVARKTPGFSGADLANVLNEAALLTARSNAQLIDNRALDEAIDRAIAGPQRRTRLMKDQEKLITAYHEGGHALVAAGLNHTDPVTKITILPRGRALGYTMVIPLEDKYSVTRNELQDQLAYALGGRVAEELVFHDPTTGAGNDIEKATSTARKMVTEYGMSSTVGPIKLGQAQPGAFMGEFGQNRDYSEGVAVAVDAEVRALLEQAHNEAYDVLVKNRDILDNLARELLEKETLDHIQIAEIFKGVQRLPERPVWLSHGERPVSNRPPIEVPVVVRTDGNLDETSVDDTKGSGNSESAAVDSPATAPPSETPSGNTSPLGSSELAPGDTSAPPRNLGVPGNETGKGSDSGTDEAR, encoded by the coding sequence TTGGCTGAGAATTCAACGAAGAGCACGTCGACGAGCAGAAAGCTTCTGCGCGGTCCGCTGCTCTATCTGATCCTCGCACCAATCATTGTGCTGATTGGTTGGTCGCTGCTCTCGGGCGGCAACACCCGAGAAGTGTCCACGCAACAGGGCCTTGAGATGCTTTCTGAAGGCAAAGCGAAGAGCGCTGAGATCGTTGACGGCGACCAGCGTGTCAACTTGACCCTCACCAAGGCTGACAAGAAGACCGGCACTGACGACGTGTACTTCTACTACGTCTTCCAGCGCGGCGGCGACGTCGTGAAGGCAGTCGACGACGCAAAGCTTAAAGATGGCTTTAACGACAAGGTGCCTCAGCCGAACCCGCTTTGGTCGCTGCTTGGCTTCCTGGTCCCGCTGCTTCTGATCGGCCTGCTGCTCTGGTGGATGCTGTCTTCAATGCAGGGCGGTGGCCGAGGTGTCATGCAGTTTGGCAAGTCACGCGCCAAGCTCGTCTCAAAAGAGACGCCCCAGGTTACGTTTGAAGATGTTGCTGGCGCCGACGAAGCCGTTGAAGAGCTCTACGAGATCAAAGACTTCCTGCAGAATCCAGCGCGTTTCCAAGCCGTTGGTGCCCGCATTCCAAAGGGTGTTCTGCTGTACGGTCCTCCCGGTACGGGCAAGACGCTTCTCGCGCGGGCCGTTGCGGGCGAGGCCGGTGTACCGTTCTACACGATCTCCGGCTCCGACTTTGTCGAGATGTTTGTTGGTGTCGGCGCAAGCCGCGTGCGCGATCTCTTCAAAGAGGCGAAGGCCAATTCTCCCGCGATTATCTTTGTCGATGAGATCGACGCGGTTGGACAGCGTCGCGGGCAGGGCATGGGCGGCGGCCACGACGAGCGTGAGCAGACCCTCAACCAGCTCCTCGTTGAGATGGACGGGTTCGATCCGAAGACCAACGTCATCATGATTGCCGCGACGAACCGGCCTGACATGCTGGATCCGGCACTATTGCGTCCCGGCCGTTTCGATCGCCAGGTTGGTGTTGACGCCCCCGATATGGCGGGTCGTCTCAAGATCTTGCAGGTGCACTCGAAGGGCAAGCCGCTCTCTGATTCCGTTGACCTTGAGATCGTTGCGCGCAAGACCCCCGGTTTTTCTGGTGCGGATCTCGCAAACGTGCTCAACGAGGCTGCGCTGCTGACGGCGCGTTCCAACGCGCAGCTCATCGATAACCGTGCACTCGATGAAGCAATTGATCGTGCGATCGCTGGCCCTCAGCGCCGCACACGCTTGATGAAGGATCAGGAGAAGCTCATAACGGCCTACCACGAGGGTGGACACGCCCTTGTTGCCGCTGGACTGAACCACACGGATCCTGTCACCAAGATCACGATTCTTCCCAGAGGCCGTGCGCTCGGCTACACGATGGTGATCCCGCTCGAAGACAAATACTCGGTAACTCGAAACGAGCTACAGGATCAGCTGGCGTATGCGCTGGGCGGTCGCGTCGCGGAAGAGCTGGTGTTTCACGATCCCACGACGGGTGCTGGCAACGACATCGAAAAGGCGACGAGCACCGCGCGCAAAATGGTGACCGAGTACGGCATGTCTTCGACGGTTGGTCCGATCAAGCTTGGCCAGGCTCAGCCCGGTGCGTTTATGGGCGAGTTCGGCCAAAATCGTGACTACTCTGAGGGTGTTGCGGTCGCGGTAGATGCCGAGGTGCGCGCACTGCTTGAGCAGGCGCACAATGAGGCCTATGACGTGCTAGTGAAGAACCGAGACATTCTCGACAACCTCGCGCGTGAGCTTCTTGAAAAAGAGACGCTTGATCACATTCAGATCGCCGAGATCTTTAAGGGCGTGCAGCGTCTGCCAGAGCGTCCGGTTTGGCTCTCGCACGGCGAGCGCCCCGTGTCGAACAGGCCCCCGATTGAGGTGCCTGTGGTTGTGCGCACCGACGGCAACCTGGATGAAACGAGCGTCGACGATACTAAGGGTTCGGGCAACTCAGAGAGTGCCGCAGTGGATTCGCCGGCGACGGCTCCTCCCTCTGAAACGCCCTCCGGAAACACGTCCCCGCTAGGCTCTTCGGAACTTGCTCCAGGCGATACGAGCGCCCCTCCGCGTAACCTCGGAGTGCCCGGTAATGAAACCGGCAAGGGCTCTGATTCAGGTACCGACGAGGCGCGATAG
- the tilS gene encoding tRNA lysidine(34) synthetase TilS yields the protein MNQRPPLPPAVAMTRVAVRRALLGFEGRGSDATELPLALVALSGGADSLALAAAAAFVGSREGWRIGTVIVDHGLQPGSAEVAERAAAQATQLGLDPVTVVRVSVDAPELGPEAAAREARYSALEEQAAHSGASLILTAHTRDDQAEQVLLGIARGSGSRSLAGIPPQRGLILRPFLGVTRADTVAACEAQSLEPWLDPHNEDTAYARVRVRRRVLPVLEAELGPGVAAALARTAEQAREDAAAFDEMVDEQIEDIVEHAEAGIAVSTAALSANPAALRHRIIRRVAEAEFGSELSREHTLAIAALVTDWHGQGAIYVPGVRVTRSAGKLLFVRQVGSPRAT from the coding sequence ATGAATCAGCGCCCACCTTTGCCCCCCGCCGTTGCAATGACGCGGGTTGCGGTGCGGCGAGCCTTGCTCGGCTTCGAGGGAAGAGGAAGCGATGCAACGGAGCTGCCGCTCGCGCTTGTGGCGCTCTCGGGCGGGGCTGATTCGCTCGCCCTTGCCGCAGCCGCGGCTTTTGTGGGCTCTCGGGAAGGCTGGCGCATCGGCACCGTGATTGTGGATCACGGGCTGCAGCCTGGCTCAGCCGAGGTTGCCGAGCGAGCCGCAGCGCAGGCCACGCAGTTGGGATTAGACCCGGTGACAGTCGTGCGCGTCTCTGTCGATGCTCCCGAGCTCGGGCCAGAGGCCGCGGCCCGTGAGGCGCGCTACAGCGCACTCGAAGAACAGGCAGCGCATTCAGGCGCGTCGCTGATCCTCACCGCCCACACCCGCGACGATCAAGCCGAGCAGGTGTTGCTCGGCATCGCACGCGGCTCGGGATCGCGCAGCCTGGCGGGGATTCCTCCGCAGCGAGGGCTCATTCTGAGACCATTTCTAGGGGTGACCCGCGCAGACACCGTTGCTGCGTGTGAGGCCCAGTCGCTGGAACCCTGGCTTGATCCGCACAATGAAGACACCGCCTATGCCCGGGTGAGGGTGCGTCGGCGTGTTTTGCCCGTGCTCGAGGCGGAACTCGGACCCGGCGTCGCAGCGGCTCTCGCGCGCACCGCCGAACAGGCACGTGAAGATGCTGCGGCCTTCGACGAGATGGTAGACGAGCAAATTGAAGACATCGTTGAGCACGCGGAGGCGGGAATCGCGGTCTCCACTGCGGCGCTCAGCGCGAATCCCGCGGCTCTGCGCCACCGCATTATCCGGCGTGTGGCCGAGGCGGAGTTTGGGAGCGAACTGAGCCGTGAGCACACCCTCGCGATTGCGGCCCTGGTGACGGACTGGCATGGGCAGGGAGCGATTTACGTTCCCGGGGTCAGAGTGACCCGGTCAGCAGGGAAATTGCTGTTTGTGCGACAGGTGGGTTCGCCGCGGGCAACCTAG
- a CDS encoding peptidoglycan DD-metalloendopeptidase family protein, with product MPKRTIRSNRVMKRLTGVLGVSALACGLLFSGELTAASPANALDLPTWDDVQAAKGNQAAAAKKVKEIEGLLAQSQKDLERLRNESANANESWQEAEAAAHKAAEKAETLKTQAEVSRVKADEAADQAAVIVAQMYRSGGVDRNMELFLQSEGDTADALLDRLATMSKATERNTSISREAQQATNNATALGKQAETAQKEREKLSAKAEEKAEVAAQAADTQRVKLEAQQKQEQTLEAQLAALKDKTTDTVAGYEERLRVEEEQRQREAERLRKEAEERARQERENANNNGGGGGGGNTGGGGGGGNTGGGNTGGGGGDGSWWRPTSGYVSTYFYQVPYHTGIDLATGCGTPIQAPQAGTVTFVGWKDGIGGNMVHVDHAGGFQTRYAHLEAFGPGWGTWVGQGAVVGYVGTTGMSTGCHLHYEVLYGGIFQNPIPNYGVTG from the coding sequence ATGCCGAAGCGGACTATCCGCTCGAACCGTGTCATGAAACGACTGACCGGTGTACTCGGAGTGAGCGCGTTAGCCTGTGGGCTTCTCTTCAGTGGAGAGCTCACGGCTGCTTCACCCGCAAACGCGTTAGACCTGCCCACCTGGGATGATGTGCAGGCTGCCAAGGGTAATCAGGCAGCCGCCGCCAAAAAGGTGAAGGAGATTGAGGGGCTGCTCGCGCAGAGCCAAAAGGATCTTGAGCGCCTTCGTAACGAGTCGGCCAACGCCAACGAGTCGTGGCAAGAGGCTGAGGCTGCTGCGCACAAGGCGGCCGAAAAAGCGGAGACGCTGAAGACTCAGGCAGAGGTCAGCCGGGTGAAAGCGGATGAGGCGGCCGATCAGGCCGCGGTGATCGTTGCTCAGATGTACCGCTCAGGCGGGGTGGATCGCAACATGGAGCTGTTTCTGCAGTCGGAGGGTGATACCGCGGACGCCCTGCTAGATCGGCTAGCGACCATGTCAAAAGCTACTGAGCGCAATACGTCGATCTCGCGGGAGGCTCAGCAAGCGACGAACAACGCGACGGCTCTCGGAAAGCAAGCGGAGACCGCGCAGAAAGAACGCGAAAAGCTGAGCGCAAAGGCTGAGGAGAAGGCCGAGGTTGCGGCTCAGGCAGCCGATACCCAGCGCGTCAAACTCGAAGCCCAGCAGAAGCAAGAGCAAACGCTGGAAGCGCAGCTTGCGGCTCTGAAAGACAAAACGACCGACACTGTTGCGGGGTACGAGGAGCGCCTTCGGGTCGAAGAAGAACAGCGTCAGCGAGAAGCCGAGCGACTTCGCAAAGAAGCCGAAGAGCGCGCCCGGCAAGAACGCGAGAACGCCAACAACAATGGCGGTGGCGGTGGAGGTGGCAATACCGGCGGTGGTGGCGGTGGCGGCAACACCGGTGGTGGCAATACCGGCGGTGGTGGCGGCGACGGCTCCTGGTGGCGCCCAACCAGCGGCTACGTCTCGACCTACTTTTACCAAGTGCCCTACCACACCGGCATTGACCTCGCGACCGGCTGCGGCACGCCGATCCAGGCTCCGCAAGCGGGCACCGTCACTTTTGTCGGCTGGAAAGACGGCATCGGCGGCAACATGGTCCACGTCGATCACGCGGGCGGCTTCCAGACGCGATATGCCCACTTGGAGGCGTTTGGTCCGGGTTGGGGGACCTGGGTGGGGCAGGGCGCAGTGGTCGGTTACGTCGGTACGACGGGTATGAGTACCGGCTGCCACCTGCACTACGAGGTGCTGTACGGCGGCATCTTCCAGAACCCGATCCCGAATTACGGGGTCACCGGGTAG